From a single Nocardioides sp. dk884 genomic region:
- a CDS encoding leucyl aminopeptidase family protein has product MDVVAVPVLPADGAGSVLLGPGAEELATLLGVDLLALLEGERATGAAGEVTALPVAPGGPDNPELRLVLLVGVGAARPADLRRAGAELARAVRRRDAVATSVPAVAGAEGIEAFVVGTILGSFVFHWRSTPPEDLPVTRVVLAGVPGAEDHVVRRAIAIGGAGWRSRVLATVPSNLKNPAWLAEQAVELAAEAGLEATVWDEQRLAAEGFGGVIGVGQGSATPPRLIRLDYVPRTAGRHTPTVVLVGKGITFDTGGLSIKPAQAMTTMKRDMTGGAVVLSTMAALRDVDCPVRVVGLVPAAENAVSGSSMRPGDVVRHYGGRTSEVTNTDAEGRLVLADALAYAVSELDPAVVVDVATLTGAMKVALGQHLGGFFANHDGLAAAIDAAGAASGEELWRFPLASVYEDKLSSKVADADNAAGGPGAITAALFLQHFVGDVPWAHLDVASVGDAPEERHEWTTGPTGFGARALLQWLGGESPLAGIG; this is encoded by the coding sequence GTGGACGTGGTGGCCGTGCCGGTCCTGCCCGCCGACGGTGCGGGCAGTGTCCTGCTCGGCCCGGGCGCCGAGGAGCTCGCCACCCTGCTGGGCGTCGACCTCCTCGCGCTCCTCGAGGGTGAGCGGGCCACCGGTGCCGCCGGCGAGGTCACCGCGCTGCCGGTGGCGCCCGGTGGTCCAGACAACCCCGAGCTCCGCCTGGTGCTGCTCGTCGGGGTGGGTGCGGCCCGGCCGGCCGACCTGCGTCGCGCCGGCGCCGAGCTCGCCCGAGCAGTACGCCGCCGCGACGCGGTGGCCACCTCGGTCCCGGCGGTCGCCGGCGCCGAGGGCATCGAGGCGTTCGTGGTCGGGACCATTCTCGGCTCCTTCGTCTTCCACTGGCGCTCCACGCCGCCCGAGGACCTGCCCGTCACCCGGGTGGTCCTCGCCGGCGTCCCGGGCGCCGAGGACCACGTCGTACGACGTGCGATCGCGATCGGCGGCGCCGGGTGGCGCTCCCGCGTGCTGGCGACGGTCCCCTCGAACCTGAAGAACCCCGCCTGGCTCGCCGAGCAGGCCGTCGAGCTGGCCGCCGAGGCCGGCCTCGAGGCCACCGTCTGGGACGAGCAGCGCCTCGCCGCCGAGGGCTTCGGCGGCGTGATCGGGGTCGGTCAGGGCTCGGCGACGCCGCCGCGCCTGATCCGCCTGGACTACGTGCCCCGCACGGCCGGGCGGCACACGCCCACCGTGGTGCTCGTCGGCAAGGGGATCACCTTCGACACCGGCGGGCTGTCGATCAAGCCCGCCCAGGCCATGACCACCATGAAGCGCGACATGACCGGCGGCGCCGTGGTGCTCTCCACGATGGCCGCCCTGCGCGACGTCGACTGCCCGGTGCGCGTCGTGGGGCTGGTCCCGGCGGCGGAGAACGCCGTGTCGGGCAGCTCCATGCGTCCCGGCGACGTGGTGCGCCACTACGGCGGGCGCACCAGCGAGGTCACCAACACCGACGCCGAGGGACGCCTGGTCCTCGCCGACGCGCTGGCCTACGCCGTCAGCGAGCTCGACCCGGCCGTGGTCGTCGACGTCGCCACGCTCACCGGCGCGATGAAGGTCGCGCTCGGCCAGCACCTCGGCGGCTTCTTCGCCAACCACGACGGGCTCGCCGCAGCGATCGACGCCGCCGGCGCGGCCTCGGGCGAGGAGCTGTGGCGCTTCCCGCTGGCCTCGGTCTATGAGGACAAGCTCTCCTCCAAGGTCGCCGACGCCGACAACGCCGCCGGCGGACCCGGCGCCATCACCGCGGCGCTGTTCCTCCAGCACTTCGTCGGCGACGTCCCCTGGGCCCACCTCGACGTGGCCTCCGTGGGCGATGCCCCGGAGGAGCGACACGAGTGGACGACCGGGCCCACGGGGTTCGGCGCCCGGGCGCTGCTGCAGTGGCTGGGCGGCGAGTCACCGCTGGCGGGCATCGGGTGA
- a CDS encoding enoyl-CoA hydratase/isomerase family protein, producing the protein MTDSTVLLDLTDGVATVTLNRPGAMNSLDVATKELLRDTLQQVADDPAARCVVITGTGRAFCTGQDLKEHIEILHSASSEQLFRTVEEHYNPIVTAIATMPKPVIAAVNGVAAGAGASIAMACDLRVVADTAGFNTAFANVALSCDTGASYFLPQLVGKARALDLLFFPRTVGAAEALELGLASKVVAAADLGPEVGLLAQRLAEGPTLAYASIRRAVDHSAGHDLADSLAFEGQMMNLTGASADHRTAVAAFVAKEQPVYEGR; encoded by the coding sequence ATGACCGACTCCACCGTCCTGCTCGACCTCACCGACGGGGTCGCGACCGTGACCCTCAACCGTCCCGGGGCGATGAACAGCCTCGACGTCGCGACCAAGGAGCTGCTGCGCGACACGCTCCAGCAGGTCGCCGACGACCCGGCCGCGCGCTGCGTGGTGATCACCGGCACCGGTCGCGCGTTCTGCACCGGCCAGGACCTCAAGGAACACATCGAGATCCTGCACAGCGCCAGCAGCGAGCAGCTGTTCCGCACCGTCGAGGAGCACTACAACCCGATCGTCACCGCGATCGCCACCATGCCCAAGCCGGTGATCGCCGCGGTCAACGGCGTCGCGGCCGGCGCGGGCGCCAGCATCGCGATGGCCTGCGACCTGCGGGTCGTGGCCGACACGGCGGGCTTCAACACGGCGTTCGCCAACGTCGCGCTCTCCTGCGACACCGGCGCCAGCTACTTCCTGCCCCAGCTGGTCGGCAAGGCCCGCGCCCTGGACCTGCTGTTCTTCCCGCGCACCGTCGGCGCCGCGGAGGCACTCGAGCTCGGGCTGGCCAGCAAGGTGGTCGCGGCCGCGGACCTGGGTCCGGAGGTCGGGCTGCTGGCCCAGCGCCTCGCCGAGGGGCCGACCCTGGCCTATGCCTCGATCCGGCGGGCCGTGGACCACTCCGCAGGCCACGACCTCGCCGACTCGCTCGCCTTCGAGGGCCAGATGATGAACCTCACCGGCGCGAGCGCCGACCACCGCACCGCGGTCGCGGCGTTCGTGGCCAAGGAGCAGCCGGTCTACGAGGGGCGCTGA
- a CDS encoding DivIVA domain-containing protein has protein sequence MWFFGVALVLLMGAVAVVAAGRGTPMAEEYDDRPDVLVPAEGPVRAEDLRRVRFSLAFRGYRMSEVDALLDRLAGQLDEPAATTPPGETTSPSSTGSPSTGAPSDREAGTA, from the coding sequence ATGTGGTTCTTCGGCGTCGCGCTGGTCCTGCTCATGGGCGCGGTGGCCGTGGTCGCCGCGGGACGCGGCACCCCCATGGCCGAGGAGTACGACGACCGCCCCGACGTCCTCGTGCCCGCCGAGGGTCCGGTGCGCGCCGAGGACCTGCGGCGGGTGCGGTTCTCGCTGGCCTTCCGCGGCTACCGGATGTCCGAGGTGGACGCGCTCCTGGACCGCCTGGCGGGCCAGCTCGACGAGCCCGCGGCCACCACGCCGCCGGGGGAGACCACGAGCCCGTCCTCGACCGGGTCGCCGTCCACCGGGGCGCCGTCCGATCGCGAGGCCGGGACGGCGTAG
- a CDS encoding LLM class F420-dependent oxidoreductase, which produces MRHGIVLFTSDRGITPAALGRAAEERGFATLYVPEHTHIPVRRTAAHPGTGDETLPDDRYARTLDPWVSLATVAAVTERIGLATAVALPVESDPITLAKQIATLDHLSGGRVTLGAGFGWNTDELEDHHVPPARRRTVLKEYVEAMRALWTQEEASYAGEHVSFGPSWAYPKPVGRVPLVIGAGGGPKTFRWIAAHADGWMTTPRQTDISANIEALKKAWAEAGRSGQPDIRVLIAFRPDPADLAAWEAAGVTELIWGVPDAAPDGVLAHLDKLAVRLGLS; this is translated from the coding sequence ATGCGCCACGGAATCGTCCTGTTCACCTCCGACCGCGGCATCACGCCCGCCGCCCTGGGTCGGGCCGCCGAGGAGCGCGGGTTCGCCACGCTCTACGTGCCCGAGCACACCCACATCCCGGTGCGGCGCACGGCGGCGCACCCCGGCACGGGCGACGAGACGCTGCCCGACGACCGCTACGCGCGCACGCTCGACCCCTGGGTCTCGCTGGCGACGGTCGCGGCGGTGACGGAGCGGATCGGGTTGGCCACGGCCGTCGCGCTGCCCGTCGAGTCCGACCCGATCACGCTCGCCAAGCAGATCGCCACGCTCGACCATCTCTCCGGCGGGCGGGTCACGCTGGGCGCGGGGTTCGGCTGGAACACCGACGAGCTCGAGGACCACCACGTCCCGCCGGCCCGACGGCGCACGGTGCTCAAGGAGTACGTCGAGGCGATGCGGGCGCTGTGGACCCAGGAGGAGGCCTCCTACGCCGGCGAGCACGTCTCCTTCGGCCCGTCGTGGGCCTACCCCAAGCCGGTCGGCCGGGTGCCGCTGGTGATCGGCGCGGGCGGCGGGCCGAAGACCTTCCGCTGGATCGCCGCCCACGCCGACGGGTGGATGACCACGCCCCGCCAGACCGACATCAGCGCGAACATCGAGGCGCTGAAGAAGGCCTGGGCCGAGGCCGGGCGCAGCGGGCAGCCGGACATCCGGGTGCTGATCGCGTTCCGCCCCGACCCCGCCGACCTCGCCGCCTGGGAGGCCGCCGGGGTCACCGAGCTGATCTGGGGCGTCCCGGACGCCGCGCCGGACGGCGTACTCGCCCACCTGGACAAGCTCGCCGTCCGCCTCGGCCTCTCCTGA
- the dapE gene encoding succinyl-diaminopimelate desuccinylase, with the protein MTSTDQDTGRPTLDLSLDAVTLTAALVDIESVSLGERAIADAVEAALQPLAHLHVVRRGNTIVARTELGRPERVVIAGHLDTVPVNDNLPSRLVDGVLHGLGTCDMKGGDAVILKLAHDLAEPVRDVTYVLYEGEEIASEHNGLAHLAASDPELLRADFAILMEPSNAAVEAGCQGTLRVEVTTTGERAHSARSWRGVNAIHAAGEVLDRLRAYEARRPVIDGLEYHEGLNAVGIRGGVAGNVIPDECVVTVNFRYAPDRSEEEALAFVREVFDGFELRVTDSAPGALPGLDRPAAQAFIAAVGGEVAPKFGWTDVARFTALGVPAVNYGPGDPLFAHKQDEHVPVADIERCEARLRAWLGGEA; encoded by the coding sequence ATGACCTCCACCGACCAGGACACCGGACGCCCGACGCTGGATCTGAGCCTCGATGCGGTCACCCTCACCGCCGCGCTCGTCGACATCGAGTCCGTCAGCCTGGGGGAGCGCGCGATCGCCGACGCCGTCGAGGCCGCGCTGCAGCCCCTGGCCCACCTCCACGTCGTACGACGCGGCAACACCATCGTCGCCCGCACCGAGCTGGGCCGCCCCGAGCGCGTCGTCATCGCCGGGCACCTCGACACCGTGCCGGTCAACGACAACCTGCCCAGCCGCCTTGTCGACGGCGTGCTGCACGGCCTGGGCACCTGCGACATGAAGGGCGGCGACGCGGTCATCCTCAAGCTCGCCCACGACCTCGCCGAGCCGGTGCGCGACGTGACCTACGTGCTCTACGAGGGCGAGGAGATCGCCTCGGAGCACAACGGCCTGGCCCACCTCGCCGCGAGCGACCCCGAGCTGCTGCGCGCCGACTTCGCGATCTTGATGGAGCCCTCGAACGCCGCCGTCGAGGCCGGCTGCCAGGGCACGCTGCGCGTCGAGGTCACCACCACCGGCGAGCGCGCCCACTCCGCGCGCAGCTGGCGCGGCGTCAACGCGATCCATGCCGCGGGGGAGGTGCTCGACCGGCTGCGGGCCTACGAGGCGCGGCGCCCGGTCATCGACGGGCTGGAGTACCACGAGGGCCTCAACGCCGTCGGCATCCGCGGCGGGGTCGCCGGCAACGTGATCCCCGACGAGTGCGTGGTGACGGTGAACTTCCGCTACGCCCCGGACCGCAGCGAGGAGGAGGCGCTCGCGTTCGTGCGGGAGGTCTTCGACGGCTTCGAGCTGCGGGTGACCGACAGTGCCCCCGGCGCCCTGCCCGGCCTGGACCGCCCCGCGGCCCAGGCCTTCATCGCCGCCGTCGGTGGCGAGGTGGCCCCCAAGTTCGGCTGGACCGACGTCGCCCGCTTCACCGCGTTGGGGGTCCCGGCGGTCAACTACGGACCCGGCGACCCGCTGTTCGCCCACAAGCAGGACGAGCACGTGCCGGTGGCCGACATCGAGCGTTGCGAGGCGCGGCTGCGCGCCTGGCTGGGAGGCGAGGCATGA
- a CDS encoding MarR family winged helix-turn-helix transcriptional regulator, whose translation MPEQPYQTGPIPALRELMTLTGRVRHHLARRAGLSETELLALDHLSTGVRGPAELARLLDVSTPAATGIVDRLERRGHAVRRAHEADRRRTEVHMTQSGRVEVRAQLEPMIGAMHDLDAEFSQEELDVVERYLRGAQGAMRALLDEPESEPR comes from the coding sequence TTGCCGGAGCAGCCGTACCAGACAGGCCCGATCCCCGCGTTGCGCGAGCTGATGACGCTGACCGGACGGGTGCGTCACCACCTCGCCCGGCGTGCGGGGCTGAGCGAGACCGAGCTGCTCGCGCTCGACCACCTCTCCACCGGGGTGCGCGGCCCCGCCGAGCTCGCCCGCCTGCTCGACGTGAGCACGCCGGCCGCGACCGGCATCGTGGACCGTCTCGAGCGCCGCGGGCACGCCGTACGACGCGCGCACGAGGCGGACCGCCGGCGCACCGAGGTGCACATGACCCAGTCGGGGCGGGTCGAGGTGCGCGCCCAGCTCGAGCCGATGATCGGGGCGATGCACGACCTCGACGCGGAGTTCAGCCAGGAGGAGCTGGACGTGGTCGAGCGCTACCTGCGCGGCGCCCAGGGCGCGATGCGCGCACTGCTGGACGAGCCGGAGTCAGAGCCGCGCTGA
- a CDS encoding TIGR00730 family Rossman fold protein: MTKYKGPVIQRRTQVDGTTTDQRLLDTRGPAEWLHADPWRVLRIQAEFVEGFGALAELGPAVAVFGSARTSPEDPAYALGEQLGRALAESDFAVVTGGGPGAMEAANKGCCEAGGLSVGLGIELPFESGLNEWVDSGVNFRYFFVRKTMFVKYTQGFVVLPGGVGTLDELFEAMTLVQTRKVTSFPIILLGTAYWTGLIAWLRDTVLAEGKIQQSDLDMLTITDDVEEAVALLRAAREEHPK, from the coding sequence ATGACGAAGTACAAGGGACCGGTGATCCAGCGGCGCACGCAGGTCGACGGCACGACCACCGACCAACGGCTGCTGGACACCCGCGGCCCCGCCGAGTGGCTGCACGCCGACCCGTGGCGGGTGCTGCGGATCCAGGCCGAGTTCGTCGAGGGGTTCGGGGCGCTGGCCGAGCTCGGCCCGGCGGTGGCGGTCTTCGGCTCCGCGCGCACCTCGCCCGAGGACCCGGCGTACGCCCTGGGCGAGCAGCTCGGGCGCGCGCTCGCCGAGTCCGACTTCGCCGTGGTGACCGGCGGCGGCCCCGGCGCGATGGAGGCGGCCAACAAGGGCTGCTGCGAGGCCGGCGGCCTCAGCGTGGGGCTCGGGATCGAGCTGCCCTTCGAGTCCGGCCTCAACGAGTGGGTCGACTCCGGGGTCAACTTCCGCTACTTCTTCGTGCGCAAGACGATGTTCGTGAAGTACACCCAGGGCTTCGTGGTGCTGCCCGGCGGGGTCGGCACGCTCGATGAGCTCTTCGAGGCGATGACCCTGGTGCAGACCCGCAAGGTCACCAGCTTCCCGATCATCCTGCTCGGCACCGCCTACTGGACCGGGCTGATCGCCTGGCTGCGCGACACCGTGCTCGCCGAGGGCAAGATCCAGCAGTCCGACCTCGACATGCTCACGATCACCGACGACGTCGAGGAGGCGGTCGCCCTGCTGCGGGCCGCACGCGAGGAGCACCCGAAGTGA
- a CDS encoding MMPL family transporter, with the protein MDNTAARSGQHAGGRLTRLITGRRTAWLVALLPLVLGVLMLGLVGEGDRTRSDLDALPAGQDSTYATELQEQLPDEGASTAVVVFSAAGGGQLEDAALGELRGLASEVKAAPVGPDGPLQVSEDGTAAIAVVPVKAATSDENSDVVADLRDQLAQGVPDGVEEEVTGPAAVRADLAEVFAGADVRLLLSTIGIVAILLVITYRSPVLWLVPIIVVGVADRVAAILATQVLARLDVAWDESTVGILSVLVFGAGTNYALLLISRYRDELRRRESRHEAMRVALGRTAPAVLASATTVVLGVLTLLLSLTPTTRGLGLASAIGIVVAAVAALVVLPAALVLFGRWIFWPKVPHVGEASLVDSTTSVWARIGHQVSRRPAAFVVASLVFLAILATGVFGLRSGLDTEDQFLDEPEAITALQRVSESFPAGVIDPARVVTGDEDTRGVLRTIADTEGVSGARITEEGGGVAQIDAVLAGDPGSQEVRDGIERLRDRLADYDDTHVTGTEAQAVDENTGAVRDRMVILPLILVLVLGALLALLRAPVAAVLLVLTVLATYVAALGASWWLFTGPLGFDALDNSTPLLSFLFLVALGVDYNIFLVTRAREEARTHGPRRGMLRALTATGGVITSAGIVLAAVFAVLGVLPLVVLAQIGTVICIGVLLDTLLVRTVLVPALALLLGDRFWWPTRFEVSGPAADGAEAPEPANAR; encoded by the coding sequence ATGGACAACACCGCGGCCCGTTCCGGGCAGCACGCGGGCGGTCGGCTGACGAGGCTGATCACCGGACGCCGCACCGCCTGGCTGGTGGCGCTGCTCCCGCTGGTGCTGGGGGTGCTGATGCTCGGTCTCGTGGGCGAGGGCGACCGCACCCGCTCTGACCTCGACGCGCTGCCCGCCGGGCAGGACAGCACCTATGCCACCGAGCTCCAGGAGCAGCTGCCCGACGAGGGCGCGAGCACCGCGGTCGTCGTCTTCAGCGCCGCCGGGGGCGGCCAGCTGGAGGACGCGGCCCTCGGTGAGCTCCGCGGCCTGGCCTCCGAGGTGAAGGCCGCGCCGGTCGGCCCCGACGGCCCGCTCCAGGTGTCCGAGGACGGCACCGCGGCCATCGCTGTGGTCCCGGTCAAGGCCGCGACCTCCGATGAGAACTCCGACGTGGTCGCCGACCTGCGCGACCAGCTCGCCCAGGGCGTCCCGGACGGGGTCGAGGAGGAGGTCACCGGCCCGGCGGCCGTGCGCGCCGACCTCGCAGAGGTCTTCGCCGGCGCCGACGTCCGCCTGCTGCTGTCCACGATCGGCATCGTCGCGATCCTGCTGGTGATCACCTATCGCAGCCCGGTGCTCTGGCTGGTGCCGATCATCGTGGTCGGCGTGGCCGACCGGGTCGCGGCGATCCTGGCCACCCAGGTGCTCGCGCGCCTCGACGTGGCCTGGGACGAGTCGACGGTGGGGATCTTGTCGGTGCTCGTCTTCGGCGCCGGCACCAACTACGCCCTGCTGCTGATCTCGCGCTACCGCGACGAGCTGCGCCGACGCGAGTCGCGCCACGAGGCGATGCGCGTCGCGCTGGGTCGTACGGCGCCGGCGGTGCTCGCCAGCGCCACGACGGTGGTGCTGGGCGTGCTGACGCTGCTGCTCTCGCTGACACCGACCACGCGCGGGCTGGGCCTGGCCAGCGCGATCGGCATCGTCGTGGCGGCCGTCGCCGCGCTGGTCGTGCTGCCCGCCGCCCTGGTGCTGTTCGGGCGGTGGATCTTCTGGCCGAAGGTGCCGCACGTGGGTGAGGCCTCGCTGGTCGACAGCACCACCTCGGTCTGGGCCCGGATCGGGCACCAGGTCTCGCGCCGGCCCGCGGCGTTCGTCGTCGCCTCGCTGGTGTTCCTGGCGATCCTCGCGACAGGTGTCTTCGGCCTGCGCTCCGGGCTGGACACCGAGGACCAGTTCCTCGACGAGCCCGAGGCGATCACCGCGCTCCAGCGGGTCAGCGAGTCCTTCCCCGCCGGCGTGATCGACCCGGCGCGGGTGGTCACCGGCGATGAGGACACCCGCGGCGTGCTGCGCACGATCGCCGACACCGAGGGGGTCAGCGGCGCGCGGATCACCGAGGAGGGCGGCGGCGTGGCCCAGATCGACGCGGTCCTGGCCGGCGACCCCGGCTCGCAGGAGGTCCGCGACGGCATCGAGCGGCTGCGCGACCGGCTCGCGGACTACGACGACACCCACGTCACCGGCACCGAGGCCCAGGCGGTCGACGAGAACACCGGCGCCGTGCGGGACCGGATGGTGATCCTGCCGCTGATCCTGGTGCTCGTGCTGGGCGCGCTGCTGGCGCTCCTGCGCGCCCCCGTCGCCGCGGTGCTGCTGGTGCTCACGGTGCTGGCGACGTACGTCGCTGCGCTCGGCGCCTCGTGGTGGCTGTTCACCGGTCCGCTGGGCTTCGACGCCCTGGACAACAGCACCCCGCTGCTGTCGTTCCTGTTCCTGGTGGCGCTCGGCGTGGACTACAACATCTTCCTCGTCACCCGAGCACGCGAGGAGGCACGCACCCACGGCCCACGCCGCGGCATGCTCCGGGCCCTGACCGCGACCGGCGGGGTGATCACCAGCGCGGGCATCGTGCTGGCAGCGGTCTTCGCCGTGCTCGGCGTGCTGCCGCTGGTGGTGCTGGCCCAGATCGGCACGGTCATCTGCATCGGCGTCCTGCTCGACACCCTGCTGGTCCGCACGGTCCTGGTGCCGGCCCTGGCCCTGCTGCTCGGCGACAGGTTCTGGTGGCCCACGCGCTTCGAGGTCTCCGGGCCCGCGGCGGACGGCGCCGAGGCCCCGGAGCCGGCGAACGCACGCTGA
- a CDS encoding DUF3117 domain-containing protein, which produces MAAMKPRTGDGPLEVTKEGRGIVMRVPLEGGGRLVVELNAEEAGALGNALKDVVG; this is translated from the coding sequence ATGGCGGCGATGAAGCCGCGGACGGGCGACGGTCCGCTGGAGGTCACCAAGGAGGGGCGGGGCATCGTGATGCGCGTTCCCCTCGAGGGCGGTGGCCGTCTCGTTGTCGAGCTCAACGCCGAGGAAGCCGGTGCGCTCGGCAATGCTCTCAAGGATGTCGTGGGCTAG